Proteins encoded together in one Vigna angularis cultivar LongXiaoDou No.4 chromosome 5, ASM1680809v1, whole genome shotgun sequence window:
- the LOC108340447 gene encoding beta-1,6-galactosyltransferase GALT29A yields the protein MHNDTEEKDGSETETIKQIIDPFSSFPHIATVKPNFYTLPMKRTVRPLFALLLLLVFAATLTSRVVLRRGILSIELEYRVRIRNPPPPQLNDTLLHHAAVEIGEEKFKQEIQNLLDGNFGSHARHRTFVSWRRFIHHDRSGTAANIPATLRSPLFYRYWLDFRKVLHDWFRKRRFQPGIMSELTRSVKLPIDSHNKVVTKGKNRYSSCAVVGNSGILLNRDYGSEIDAHEVVIRLNNARVDHFETKVGKKTSISFMNSNILHLCARRAGCFCHPYGDHVPIVMYICQAVHFLDYTACNASHKAPLLVTDPRFDVLCARIVKYYSLKRFVEESGKGLEKWGGDHDGALFHYSSGMQAVMLALGICDRVSIFGFGKSASAKHHYHTNQKAELHLHDYEAEYAFYRDLVDGHRPIPFLEDRFKVPPVVMYH from the coding sequence ATGCATAATGAcacagaagaaaaagatggatCTGAAACCGAAACCATCAAACAAATCATCGATCcgttttcttcttttccacATATAGCAACTGTGAAACCTAATTTCTACACTCTTCCGATGAAACGCACGGTTCGGCCTCTCTTCGCGCTCCTCCTCCTCCTAGTCTTCGCCGCCACGCTCACTTCACGCGTGGTCCTCCGCCGCGGCATCCTCTCCATCGAGCTCGAGTACCGCGTCCGGATCCGCAACCCTCCGCCGCCGCAGCTCAACGACACGCTCCTCCACCACGCCGCGGTGGAGATCGGCGAAGAGAAGTTCAAGCAGGAGATCCAGAACCTCCTCGACGGAAACTTCGGCAGCCATGCGCGCCACCGTACATTCGTCTCCTGGCGTAGATTTATTCACCACGACCGCAGCGGAACCGCCGCCAACATCCCGGCGACGCTCCGGTCGCCCCTTTTTTACCGGTACTGGCTTGACTTCCGGAAGGTTCTTCATGATTGGTTCAGGAAGCGACGATTCCAACCCGGTATCATGTCCGAGTTGACTCGGTCAGTCAAGCTTCCAATTGATTCACACAACAAAGTAGTAACCAAGGGCAAAAATAGATATTCTTCTTGTGCTGTTGTTGGGAACAGTGGGATTTTGCTGAATAGGGATTATGGAAGTGAAATTGATGCACACGAGGTTGTGATAAGGTTGAACAATGCTAGGGTTGATCACTTTGAGACCAAGGTTGGGAAGAAAACTAGCATTTCATTTATGAATAGTAACATTCTACATTTGTGTGCTAGAAGGGCAGGGTGTTTTTGTCACCCCTATGGTGACCACGTTCCGATTGTTATGTATATTTGCCAGGCCGTGCATTTCTTGGATTACACTGCGTGCAATGCTTCTCACAAGGCTCCTTTATTGGTCACTGATCCTAGGTTTGATGTGTTGTGTGCAAGGATTGTGAAGTATTATTCCTTGAAGAGGTTCGTGGAAGAGAGTGGGAAGGGCTTGGAGAAGTGGGGTGGGGATCACGATGGGGCTCTTTTTCATTACTCTTCTGGGATGCAAGCTGTGATGCTGGCTTTGGGTATTTGTGATAGGGTTAGCATTTTTGGGTTTGGGAAATCGGCTTCTGCCAAGCATCATTACCACACTAACCAGAAGGCTGAGCTTCATTTGCATGATTATGAGGCTGAGTATGCGTTTTATAGGGACCTTGTTGATGGACACAGGCCAATTCCCTTCCTTGAGGACAGGTTTAAGGTTCCTCCTGTTGTCATGTATCATTGA